From a single Candoia aspera isolate rCanAsp1 chromosome 10, rCanAsp1.hap2, whole genome shotgun sequence genomic region:
- the LOC134503554 gene encoding cytochrome P450 2G1-like isoform X3, translated as MELGGSLAIFLSICFSCLLLISARKRMHKEGKLPPGPTPLPFLGNLLQVKTSEPFKSFLALRDKYGPVFTVYLGPRRVVVLCGHDTVKEALVDQAEEFSGRGELATIDRNFNGFGVALANGERWKQLRRFSLTTLRNFGMGKRSIEERIQEEAQYLLEEFRKTKGQPFDPTFFLSRTVSNVISSVVFGSRFDYGDKTFLSLLRMINESFIEMSTPWAQLYDMYSCIMQYLPGRHNHIYYLIEELKEFVAEKIKINQATLDPNNPRDFIDCFLIQMEKEKGNPSSEFNLKNLVLTTLNLFFAGTETVSSTLRYGLLFLMKYPEVEEKVHQEIDQVIGPSRIPATEDRLKMPYTDAVIHEIQRLTDIVPMGVPHTVTRDTQFRGYHLPKGTDVFPLLGSALRDPKYFSDPENFNPGHFLDEKGRFKKNEAFVPFSSGKRVCLGEAMARMELFLYFTTMLQNFSLKSFLHPRDIDISPKMSGFGNIPPTYELCMLPR; from the exons ATGGAGCTTGGGGGCTCACTAGCCATCTTCCTGAGCATCTGCTTCTCTTGCTTGCTGCTCATCTCTGCACGGAAGCGGATGCACAAAGAGGGGAAGCTACCCCCAGGGCCCACACCGCTGCCCTTCCTTGGAAATTTACTGCAGGTGAAAACCAGCGAGCCCTTCAAGTCCTTCCTAGCG TTGAGAGACAAGTATGGTCCAGTGTTTACGGTCTACCTGGGCCCCCGGAGGGTGGTTGTGCTCTGTGGGCACGACACAGTGAAGGAAGCTCTGGTGGACCAGGCTGAGGAATTCAGCGGCAGAGGGGAACTGGCCACCATTGATCGGAATTTCAACGGTTTTG gTGTTGCTTTAGCTAACGGGGAGCGTTGGAAGCAGCTCCGTCGCTTCTCTCTCACCACCTTGAGGAACTTTGGGATGGGGAAGAGGTCCATTGAAGAGAGGATTCAGGAGGAGGCCCAGTACTTGCTGGAGGAATTCAGAAAAACCAAAG GTCAGCCCTTTGACCCTACCTTCTTCCTAAGTCGCACCGTTTCCAACGTCATCAGCTCGGTTGTCTTCGGCAGCCGCTTTGACTATGGAGATAAGACCTTCCTCTCTTTGCTGCGTATGATCAACGAAAGTTTTATAGAGATGAGCACTCCTTGGGCACAG cTCTATGACATGTATTCCTGCATCATGCAGTACTTGCCTGGAAGACACAACCACATCTACTACCTCATTGAGGAGCTGAAGGAGTTTGTTGCTGAGAAGATCAAAATCAACCAAGCGACACTTGATCCCAACAACCCTCGGGACTTCATTGATTGCTTCCTCATCCAGATGGAGAAG GAAAAGGGAAACCCTTCCAGTGAATTCAACCTAAAGAATTTGGTCCTCACAACCCTCAATCTGTTCTTTGCTGGGACAGAGACAGTGAGCTCCACCCTGAGATATGGACTCCTTTTCTTGATGAAATACCCAGAAGTGGAAG AGAAGGTGCACCAGGAGATTGACCAGGTCATCGGCCCCAGTCGCATTCCTGCCACTGAAGACCGGCTGAAGATGCCCTACACAGACGCGGTCATCCACGAGATCCAGAGGCTGACTGACATTGTCCCCATGGGAGTGCCCCATACAGTGACCCGGGACACTCAGTTCCGGGGGTACCATCTGCCGAAG GGCACAGATGTCTTCCCCTTACTAGGCTCAGCCTTACGCGACCCCAAGTACTTCAGCGACCCCGAGAACTTCAACCCCGGACACTTCCTGGACGAGAAAGGACGTTTTAAGAAGAACGAAGCTTTTGTGCCATTTTCCTCAG GGAAGCGCGTCTGCCTGGGGGAAGCCATGGCCCGGATGGAGCTCTTCCTGTACTTCACCACCATGCTGCAGAACTTCTCCCTGAAGTCGTTCCTGCACCCGAGGGACATTGACATCTCCCCCAAAATGAGTGGCTTTGGGAACATCCCCCCCACCTACGAGCTGTGCATGCTCCCCCGCTGA
- the LOC134503556 gene encoding cytochrome P450 2A13-like — MDLLGPGTLFLAVSLACLLVFSAWQQRRRRGKMPPGPVPLPLIGNLLWIDRNNLPNSLIKLSEKYGPVFSVQLGPRRIVVLCGYEAVKEALVDQGNAFRDRGQQATFDWIFQGHGVAFSNGEKGQQLRRFSITTLRNFGLGKRSIEERILEEAHFLLEALRSTKGAPFDPTYILSRSVSNIISSIAFGNRFDYEDQEFLSLLTAITDVFRFTATAQGQLLDIFFGIVKHLPGPQQKVWKKLLELKTFVAQKAEDHQRTLEPNSPRDFIDCFLVKMLQEEKNPDSFFSMEELVATTLNIFFGGTETVSTTLRYGFLILLKYPEVEEKIHEEIDRIIGRNRIPSMEDRLQMPYTEAVIHETQRFVDMLPLAVPRRVTQDVQLRGYTIPKGTEVFPMLGTVMRDPKHFATPERFHPQHFLDEKGQFKKNKAFMPFCTGKRYCFGEQLARAELFLFITSILQNFCFKSSVPPEDIDISPLLVGFATIPRIYEISVIPR, encoded by the exons ATGGATCTCCTTGGACCTGGGACCCTCTTCCTGGCCGTCTCTCTTGCCTGCCTCCTAGTGTTCTCCGCCTGGCAGCAAAGGCGCCGAAGGGGCAAGATGCCCCCTGGACCAGTCCCCTTGCCCCTCATTGGGAACCTGCTCTGGATAGACCGAAACAATCTGCCCAATTCACTCATCAAG CTGAGCGAGAAGTACGGTCCCGTCTTCTCCGTCCAGCTGGGCCCCAGGCGCATCGTGGTGCTGTGCGGCTACGAGGCCGTGAAGGAGGCCCTGGTGGATCAGGGGAACGCCTTCCGGGACCGTGGGCAGCAGGCCACCTTTGACTGGATCTTCCAGGGCCACG GAGTTGCCTTCAGCAACGGGgaaaagggccagcagctgcgaCGGTTCTCCATCACCACGCTGCGGAATTTCGGGCTGGGGAAGAGATCCATTGAGGAGCGGATCCTGGAGGAAGCCCACTTCCTGCTGGAAGCGCTGAGGAGCACCAAAG GAGCCCCCTTTGACCCCACCTACATCCTCAGCCGCTCGGTGTCCAACATCATCAGCTCCATTGCCTTTGGCAACCGCTTTGACTACGAAGACCAGGAGTTCCTCTCTTTGCTGACCGCAATCACAGATGTCTTTCGCTTCACCGCCACAGCCCAGGGACAG CTCTTGGACATCTTCTTTGGCATCGTGAAACACCTGCCTGGCCCACAGCAAAAGGTTTGGAAGAAGCTTTTGGAGCTGAAGACATTTGTTGCCCAGAAGGCAGAAGACCACCAGAGGACGCTGGAACCCAACTCCCCACGGGATTTCATTGACTGCTTCCTGGTGAAAATGCTGCAG gaagaaaaaaaccctgattCGTTCTTCTCCATGGAGGAACTGGTCGCAACCACACTTAATATCTTCTTTGGTGGTACAGAAACGGTCAGCACCACCTTGCGTTATGGGTTCCTGATCCTGCTTAAGTACCCAGAGGTGGAAG AGAAGATCCACGAGGAGATTGACCGCATCATCGGTCGGAATCGGATTCCCAGCATGGAGGACCGGCTGCAGATGCCTTACACGGAAGCTGTGATTCATGAGACACAGAGATTTGTGGACATGCTTCCCCTGGCGGTGCCACGTCGTGTCACTCAAGATGTCCAGTTACGAGGGTACACAATTCCCAAG GGAACAGAGGTATTCCCCATGCTGGGAACGGTGATGAGAGACCCCAAACATTTTGCAACACCTGAGAGGTTTCACCCCCAACACTTCCTGGATGAGAAAGGGCAGTTCAAGAAGAACAAGGCCTTCATGCCCTTCTGCACTG GAAAGCGCTACTGCTTTGGCGAACAACTGGCCCGCGCTGAGCTCTTCCTCTTCATCACCAGCATCCTGCAGAATTTCTGCTTCAAATCATCTGTGCCCCCTGAAGACATCGACATCTCCCCCCTGTTAGTGGGGTTTGCCACCATCCCACGGATCTACGAGATCTCTGTCATCCCCCGCTGA